One window from the genome of Vespula pensylvanica isolate Volc-1 chromosome 11, ASM1446617v1, whole genome shotgun sequence encodes:
- the LOC122633028 gene encoding 39S ribosomal protein L22, mitochondrial produces MNSIRCSFQRLSLLNNKPFLNELVGTLRRSIVLTGKSFSYDQSTDYQDDTDEYENEQKKLKWLDYNNKFFPIQSPNEERRPAYVCHMKANVKYSPKKLWYIACFVRGMTVDEAIKQLSFMHKKGAVIVKETILEAQNLAVSKHNVEFKSNLWVAESFCTKSMVYKGIRRHARGRIGEVRYTYSSYFVRLEEGKPPENYYLPIPKTGEQHLESWLKQMRMRKIINSL; encoded by the exons ATGAACAGTATTCGATGTTCTTTCCAACGACTgtctttattaaataataaacctTTTTTGAATGAACTTGTTGGAACATTACGAAGGTCTATAGTATTAACCGGTAAATCTTTCTCATATGATCAAAGTACAGATTACCAAGATGATACGGATGAATATGAGAACGAACAGAAAAAACTTAAATGGTTAGactataataacaaattttttcctATACAATCACCGAATGAGGAAAGAAGACCAGCC taTGTATGTCATATGAAGGCAAATGTAAAATACAGTCCAAAAAAACTTTGGTATATCGCCTGTTTTGTTAGAGGAATGACTGTGGATGAAGCAATTAAACAGTTAAGTTTTATGCATAAAAAAGGAGCAGTTATTGTAAAAGAAACTATTTTAGAAGCACAGAATTTAGCTGTATCAAAACATAATGTTgaatttaaaagtaatttgtGGGTTG ctGAATCTTTTTGTACTAAAAGTATGGTATATAAAGGAATAAGACGTCATGCTCGAGGCCGTATTGGAGAAGTACGTTACACATATTCTAGTTACTTTGTACGTTTGGAAGAAGGAAAGCCAcctgaaaattattatttgccaATTCCTAAAACCGGTGAACAACACTTGGAAAGTTGGCTAAAACAAATGCGAATGcgcaaaataataaattccttgtaa
- the LOC122633031 gene encoding 60S ribosomal protein L39: MSAHKTFIIKRKLAKKLKQNRPIPQWVRMRTGNTIRYNAKRRHWRRTKLKL; the protein is encoded by the exons ATG TCTGCTCATAAAACGTTTATAATCAAGCGAAAGCTTGCCAAAAAGTTGAAACAAAACAGACCTATTCCTCAATGGGTTAGAATGCGTACTGGTAATACTATCCG GTACAATGCGAAGCGTCGTCACTGGAGAAGGACTAAATTGAAGCTGTAA
- the LOC122633026 gene encoding nitrilase and fragile histidine triad fusion protein NitFhit isoform X1, with product MIVMFMPRVMFKKEVKRLISTMTHKFAAICQMRSINDKQKNLEVVSQLIHEAKQKNACIAFFPEACDYMAENKKEVIELAEPLNGPTVTCYKKLAAQNNIWLSMGGIHEALPDDKEKVSNTHILIDNEGNLVSKYRKIHLFDMDNKETGLRLMESDYVMKGDDIIPPVCTPIGNMALSICYDMRFAEQSLLLRNMGAQILTYPSAFTFQTGAAHWEIILRARAIETQCYVIAAAQTGAHNKKRMSWGHSMIIDPWGIILAQCAEKIGVAVAEIDLDLLAKIRKNMPCEEHRRTDLYSLIRCQK from the exons aTGATTGTCATGTTTATGCCACGTGTTATGTTTaa gaaagaagtaaaaagattGATTTCTACAATGACACACAAATTTGCTGCTATCTGTCAAATGAGATCTATAAATGATAAGCAAAAAAATTTAGAAGTAGTTTCCCAATTAATTCATGAAGCTAAGCAAAAAAATGCTTGc ATAGCATTCTTCCCAGAGGCATGCGATTATATggctgaaaataaaaaagaagtaattgaATTAGCAGAACCTTTAAATGGTCCAACTGTTACTTGTTACAAGAAACTTGCTGCccaaaataatatttggtTATCAATGGGTGGTATTCATGAAgca TTACctgatgataaagaaaaagtctctaatacacatattttaattgataatgaAGGCAATTTAGTTTccaaatatcgtaaaatacaTTTGTTTGATATGGATAATAAGGAAACAGGTTTACGTTTAATGGAATCAGATTATGTTATGAAAGGAGATGATATAATACCACCTGTTTGTACACCAATTGGTAATATGGCTCTAAGCATT TGTTACGACATGCGTTTTGCTGAACAATCTTTACTTTTAAGAAATATGGGAGCACAAATTCTCACTTATCCTTCAGCATTTACTTTTCAAACTGGTGCTGCACATTGGGAAATAATATTACGTGCAAGAGCTATAGAAACACAATGTTATGTAATTGCAGCAGCACAAACAGGCGCTCATAATAAGAAACGTATGAGTTGGGGACATTCTATG ATCATTGATCCATGGGGAATAATTCTGGCACAATGTGCTGAGAAAATAGGTGTAGCTGTAGCAGAAATAGATTTAGATTTATTAGCTAAAATCCGAAAAAATATGCCGTGCGAAGAACATCGTCGTACAGATTTATACTCGTTAATAAGATGTCAAAAATag
- the LOC122633026 gene encoding nitrilase and fragile histidine triad fusion protein NitFhit isoform X2, whose protein sequence is MTHKFAAICQMRSINDKQKNLEVVSQLIHEAKQKNACIAFFPEACDYMAENKKEVIELAEPLNGPTVTCYKKLAAQNNIWLSMGGIHEALPDDKEKVSNTHILIDNEGNLVSKYRKIHLFDMDNKETGLRLMESDYVMKGDDIIPPVCTPIGNMALSICYDMRFAEQSLLLRNMGAQILTYPSAFTFQTGAAHWEIILRARAIETQCYVIAAAQTGAHNKKRMSWGHSMIIDPWGIILAQCAEKIGVAVAEIDLDLLAKIRKNMPCEEHRRTDLYSLIRCQK, encoded by the exons ATGACACACAAATTTGCTGCTATCTGTCAAATGAGATCTATAAATGATAAGCAAAAAAATTTAGAAGTAGTTTCCCAATTAATTCATGAAGCTAAGCAAAAAAATGCTTGc ATAGCATTCTTCCCAGAGGCATGCGATTATATggctgaaaataaaaaagaagtaattgaATTAGCAGAACCTTTAAATGGTCCAACTGTTACTTGTTACAAGAAACTTGCTGCccaaaataatatttggtTATCAATGGGTGGTATTCATGAAgca TTACctgatgataaagaaaaagtctctaatacacatattttaattgataatgaAGGCAATTTAGTTTccaaatatcgtaaaatacaTTTGTTTGATATGGATAATAAGGAAACAGGTTTACGTTTAATGGAATCAGATTATGTTATGAAAGGAGATGATATAATACCACCTGTTTGTACACCAATTGGTAATATGGCTCTAAGCATT TGTTACGACATGCGTTTTGCTGAACAATCTTTACTTTTAAGAAATATGGGAGCACAAATTCTCACTTATCCTTCAGCATTTACTTTTCAAACTGGTGCTGCACATTGGGAAATAATATTACGTGCAAGAGCTATAGAAACACAATGTTATGTAATTGCAGCAGCACAAACAGGCGCTCATAATAAGAAACGTATGAGTTGGGGACATTCTATG ATCATTGATCCATGGGGAATAATTCTGGCACAATGTGCTGAGAAAATAGGTGTAGCTGTAGCAGAAATAGATTTAGATTTATTAGCTAAAATCCGAAAAAATATGCCGTGCGAAGAACATCGTCGTACAGATTTATACTCGTTAATAAGATGTCAAAAATag
- the LOC122633027 gene encoding ER membrane protein complex subunit 3 has protein sequence MAELLLDSNIRGWVFLPIVVITFLVGIIRHYVSILLASQKKVEVHQVQDSQVMIRSRLLRENGRYIPKFAFIMRRHFFNNEETGYFKTQKRAPVSQNPMTDPNMMTDMLKGNITNVLPMVLIGGWINWMFSGFVTTKVPFPLTLRFKPMLQRGIELVTLDAAWVSSASWYFLNVFGLRSIYTLVLGENNAADTSKLLQDQVSGAAMSMPPDPKAAFKSEWEALEICEHNWAIQGVDTNITGSHSKLDTSDSIYHQSKT, from the exons CAAATATTCGTGGATGGGTATTTCTACCCATAGTCGTTATTACATTTCTAGTAGGAATTATTCGACATTATGTTTCTATATTACTGGCTTCGCAGAAAAAAGTGGAGGTCCATCAGGTACAGGATAG tCAAGTGATGATACGCTCTAGACTTCTTAGAGAAAATGGTCGGTATATTCCAAAGTTTGCATTTATAATGAGACGACATTTCTTTAATAACGAAGAAACAGGATATTTTAAGACACAAAAGCGTGCTCCTGTATCGCAAAATCCAATGACTGATCCTAACATGATGACAGATATgctaaaaggaaatataacaaatgttTTGCCAATGGTCCTTATAGGTGGTTGGATAAATTGGATGTTCTCTGGATTTGTTacaa cTAAAGTTCCATTTCCTTTAACGTTAAGATTTAAACCAATGTTACAACGAGGTATAGAGTTAGTCACTTTAGATGCTGCATGGGTTTCTTCTGCATCTTGGTATTTCTTGAATGTATTTGGATTACGTTCTATCTACACTCTTGTACTTGGTGAAAATAATGCTGCTGATACATCTAAACTTTTACAAGATCAAGTATCGGGTGCAGCAATGTCGATGCCACCAGACCCGAAAGCAGCTTTTAAATCTGAATGGGAAGCTTTAGAAATATGTGAACATAATTGGGCAATACAAGGAGTAGACACAAATATTACAGGATCTCATAGTAAGCTGGATACAAGTGATAGTATATATCATCAAAGTAAAACTTAA